A single Phoenix dactylifera cultivar Barhee BC4 chromosome 1, palm_55x_up_171113_PBpolish2nd_filt_p, whole genome shotgun sequence DNA region contains:
- the LOC103707421 gene encoding LOW QUALITY PROTEIN: uncharacterized protein LOC103707421 (The sequence of the model RefSeq protein was modified relative to this genomic sequence to represent the inferred CDS: deleted 1 base in 1 codon) has product MAISCCSSPKSLLPSLPLRWRGRGGGRAAPSRIFWKAPELVIRASMVDSFESSGSFAKRMERAWLISQVPPTGIACSSCKSNGYIECKWCRGTGFFILGNNMLCEVPSRNTTCLYVRGRVLLAVLIAKATRGFRANVGRTSTTP; this is encoded by the exons ATGGCGATCTCCTGCTGTTCCTCCCCCAAATCCCTCCTCCCGTCTCTTCCTCTCAGATGGcgaggacgaggaggaggccGCGCCGCCCCTTCCAGAATCTTCTGGAAGGCGCCCGAGCTTGTCATCAGGGCGTCCATGGTCGACTCCTTCGAGAGTTCCGGCAGCTTCGCCAAGCGGATGGAGCGGGCGTGGCTCATCTCTCAGGTACCACCA ACCGGGATTGcttgttcatcttgcaaatcgAATGGCTACATTGAATGCAAATGGTGCAGAGGTACTGGTTTCTTCATC CTCGGCAACAACATGCTGTGTGAAGTGCCTTCAAGAAATACCACCTGTTTATATGTGCGGGGA AGGGTTCTGCTTGCTGTCCTGATTGCAAAGGCTACCCGAGGCTTCCGTGCCAATGTTGGGAGAACCTCCACCACCCCATAG